The genomic window CAGGCCGATGCCAATCAGCGTGTCCTTGGGTTTGACGGTGTAGTAACCGGCCTTGCCTGCATTCTCAAAACCCGGTGGCTGCTTGACCGGGACGGGTGGTGGGGTGATCTCGACCTTGCTGGAGACCGATGCACGGTCCTCCACCGGCGCAGGGTTGAGCGGCTTGGAGCCACACGCGGACAGCACCAACACCGCCGCAGCAACGGACAAGCAACCAACAGAACGCGGGAAACCAAACATAAACACTTCCTTCAAGCAACACCCGATTTTAGGGGGACAAAATGCACGGCTTCCAAAATGGTCTGGCGCACACCCTGTGCTGTTTTATCCAGCACCAAGAGGGCCTGGGCACTGCCGGCCGCACCTGGCGCCCCCATGGTGACCACCGGCGCCACCAGCCGCCCGCCCACGGCCAGTTGGTCGACCCAGGCCTGCGGCACGGCCTCGCCACCCGCCGCGGCAATGATGGCCGCATACGGTGCGCCCTTGGGGTAACCCACCATGCCGTCGCCAAACAGCAGGTGCAGATTGGGCAGGCGCAGGTGGCGCAGGTTGTCGCGCGCACGGTCGTGCAGGCCGCGCAGGCGCTCGATGCTGTAGACCTCGGTGGCCAGGCAGCTCAACACGGCGGCCTGGTAACCGCAGCCGGTGCCGATTTCCAGCACCCGTCCCAGCTTGCCGCTGTGGCCGTTGCGCAGCAGCTCCAGCATGCGCGACACCACACCGGGTTTGGAAATGGTCTGGCCCAGCCCAATAGGCAGGCTGGTGTCTTCATAGGCCTGGTTAATCAGGGCACTGTCTACAAAGCGGTGGCGTTCGATGGTGCCCATGGCAGCCAACACATGGGCATCGGTAATGCCTCCGGCCGCCAGTTTTTGCACCATGCGGGCGCGCACAGCGCTGGATTCCATGCCATGGCCTTGTGGCGCGGCCGGTTTGGCCGCGTTGGCGTTTTTGCTAACACCGGCAGGTGCGGCACTGGTTTGAGTTGTTGGGGCCGCCGCTTTGGCGGGCGCTGGCACCCCATGGGCGTTGGGCCGGTTTTTGGCCAGTGTGGTGTCCAGCCGGGCGGGGAACGAGGGGCGTTGTTTCATGGCGCGGCAACTGGCGCGGGTTGGGGTGCAGCACCCGACAAACGCGACGCGGTTTGTGCCCAGTAGCGCAGGCTGTCGTGGTCCGTCAAATCCACCTTCAAGGGTGTGATGGACATATGGCCCTGGGCCGTGGCGTGGAAGTCGGTGCCTTCGGCGTCATCCTTGACCGGGCCAGCCGCACCAATCCAGTA from Rhodoferax sp. AJA081-3 includes these protein-coding regions:
- a CDS encoding protein-L-isoaspartate(D-aspartate) O-methyltransferase encodes the protein MKQRPSFPARLDTTLAKNRPNAHGVPAPAKAAAPTTQTSAAPAGVSKNANAAKPAAPQGHGMESSAVRARMVQKLAAGGITDAHVLAAMGTIERHRFVDSALINQAYEDTSLPIGLGQTISKPGVVSRMLELLRNGHSGKLGRVLEIGTGCGYQAAVLSCLATEVYSIERLRGLHDRARDNLRHLRLPNLHLLFGDGMVGYPKGAPYAAIIAAAGGEAVPQAWVDQLAVGGRLVAPVVTMGAPGAAGSAQALLVLDKTAQGVRQTILEAVHFVPLKSGVA